A single genomic interval of Sceloporus undulatus isolate JIND9_A2432 ecotype Alabama chromosome 2, SceUnd_v1.1, whole genome shotgun sequence harbors:
- the LOC121923179 gene encoding toll-like receptor 13: MNPKTQVLHFSEYTCSSPPAYKGKKLRAFKTSSCTSNHVLALYITNTAAVILLMFVCFCCKWRWYMVYTYHLLLAYLIDKRQKMKERGMVYDYDAFVSYNTHDEKWVMNDLLPVMENQYGWKLCLHHRDFEPGRFIIENIVDNIYGSRKTICIISRHYLESEWCSKEIQVASFCIFDEHKDVLILIFLEDIPSEYLSPYHRMRKLIKKKTYLRWPQEAQEIPLFWHKLNMAMKTREEKEDEHPIVAGFFSSEIL, encoded by the coding sequence ATGAATCCTAAAACTCAGGTACTTCATTTCTCTGAGTACACCTGCTCTTCACCTCCAGCATATAAAGGGAAAAAACTGCGGGCTTTCAAGACATCCTCTTGCACATCTAACCACGTACTTGCCCTGTATATCACAAACACTGCTGCAGTGATATTGCTGATGTTTGTCTGCTTCTGTTGTAAATGGAGATGGTACATGGTCTACACATACCACCTACTACTTGCATACCTTATTGACAAAAGACAAAAAATGAAGGAACGGGGCATGGTATATGATTATGATGCTTTTGTTTCCTACAACACACATGATGAAAAATGGGTGATGAATGACCTTCTGCCGGTGATGGAAAACCAATATGGTTGGAAGCTCTGTCTGCATCACCGTGACTTTGAGCCAGGACGATTCATCATTGAAAATATTGTAGACAACATCTATGGTAGCCGAAAGACCATCTGTATAATAAGCCGCCATTATTTGGAAAGTGAGTGGTGTTCAAAGGAGATTCAGGTGGCAAGCTTCTGCATCTTTGATGAACACAAGGATGTCTTGATTCTCATTTTCTTGGAGGACATTCCCAGTGAGTACCTTTCACCCTATCACAGAAtgagaaaattaataaagaagaaaACCTATCTCAGATGGCCTCAAGAAGCACAGGAAATTCCATTGTTTTGGCATAAGCTTAATATGGCTATGAAGactagagaagaaaaagaagatgagcaTCCTATTGTGGCTGGATTTTTTTCCAGTGAAATTCTGTAA